The proteins below are encoded in one region of Candidatus Thiodiazotropha sp. LNASS1:
- the tuf gene encoding elongation factor Tu has protein sequence MSKEKFERTKPHVNVGTIGHVDHGKTTLTAAITTVQAAKFGGEQRAFDQIDNAPEEKERGITIATSHVEYESETRHYAHVDCPGHADYVKNMITGAAQMDGAILVVSAADGPMPQTREHILLSRQVGVPYIVVYLNKADMVDDEELLELVEMEVRELLDSYEFPGDDTPIIVGSALKALEGDTTEIGSQSIDKLVEALDTYIPEPERAVDGAFLMPIEDVFSISGRGTVVTGRVERGVIKVGEEIEIVGIKETTKTTCTGVEMFRKLLDQGEAGDNVGVLLRGTKRDEVERGQVLAHPGSITPHTHFECEVYVLSKDEGGRHTPFFSNYRPQFYFRTTDVTGACDLPEGVEMVMPGDNVKMVVKLIAPIAMEEGLRFAIREGGRTVGAGVVAKIIE, from the coding sequence ATGTCCAAGGAAAAATTCGAACGCACAAAGCCGCATGTCAATGTGGGCACGATTGGTCATGTAGACCACGGCAAGACCACGCTGACGGCGGCCATCACCACGGTACAAGCGGCCAAGTTTGGCGGCGAGCAACGTGCCTTTGACCAGATTGACAACGCGCCGGAGGAGAAAGAGCGCGGTATCACGATTGCGACCTCGCACGTGGAGTACGAGTCGGAGACGCGACACTACGCGCACGTGGACTGTCCGGGCCACGCCGACTACGTGAAGAACATGATCACGGGTGCGGCGCAGATGGACGGCGCGATCCTGGTGGTATCGGCGGCGGACGGCCCGATGCCGCAGACCCGGGAGCACATACTGCTGTCGCGTCAGGTTGGTGTGCCGTACATTGTGGTGTACCTGAACAAGGCGGACATGGTGGACGACGAGGAGCTGCTGGAGCTGGTGGAGATGGAAGTGCGGGAGCTGCTGGACAGCTACGAATTTCCTGGCGACGACACCCCGATCATTGTGGGTTCGGCGCTGAAGGCGCTGGAAGGCGACACCACGGAGATTGGCAGCCAGTCGATCGACAAGCTGGTGGAGGCGCTGGACACCTACATTCCTGAGCCTGAGCGTGCGGTGGACGGTGCGTTTCTGATGCCGATCGAGGACGTGTTCTCGATTTCGGGACGCGGCACGGTGGTGACCGGACGAGTTGAGCGCGGTGTGATCAAGGTGGGCGAAGAGATCGAGATAGTCGGTATCAAGGAGACCACCAAGACCACCTGTACGGGTGTTGAGATGTTCCGCAAGCTGCTGGATCAGGGCGAGGCGGGAGACAACGTGGGCGTATTGCTGCGTGGCACCAAGCGAGACGAGGTGGAGCGCGGCCAGGTACTGGCGCATCCGGGCTCGATCACGCCGCACACCCATTTTGAGTGTGAGGTATATGTGCTGAGCAAGGATGAGGGTGGCCGTCATACGCCGTTTTTCAGCAACTATCGACCGCAGTTTTATTTCCGGACCACCGACGTGACGGGAGCCTGTGACCTGCCGGAAGGCGTGGAGATGGTGATGCCCGGCGACAACGTGAAGATGGTCGTGAAGTTGATCGCGCCGATCGCGATGGAAGAGGGACTTCGTTTTGCGATTCGCGAAGGCGGCCGGACCGTGGGTGCCGGTGTGGTAGCCAAGATTATCGAGTAA
- a CDS encoding tetratricopeptide repeat protein yields MHINQQIKQLLIVPSLLLSACANNPTSTSGLPVTTDEAIKQTPQTYATDGLSRDLIYNTLTGEIAAQRGHGKLAFEHAFQAAKESRDEGAAERATGLGLQSNMPDAALEAATLWVEISPNSLKARQIASVLYIRKGELNKAIQNLQKVVEIANSHGHSGYLQAAAIAEKSAAPDQALLIMQQLVNEESQDPKAFYALALTANRAKQNNLALNYIDRSLALDPASTQSLVLKTQTIISMEQKEQGLAFIEQAYLNAPENIQLGKAYARLLLEMNKTEAALGIYQSLYEQAPDDSDIAFSLGIINLQQERYQEAKTYLKSLVDKRKKRNQASFYLGMIAEEEEEPGQALDWYSRVEGKNVIDAQIRIAKILADQGNLNQARETLQRLRITQSAHEVRFYIIEAELMREARDYETAHQIYTKALDLFEDNTDLLYARGLNAADLKRIDLLENDLRKILASQPKHADALNALGYTLADQTDRLEEAKDYIAQALALKPESPAILDSMGWVEFRMGNLESALEFLNKAATISPDAEIASHLGEVLWHLGQQQRAIEVWNAANERDPGNRFINPVMRRLGVNN; encoded by the coding sequence ATGCATATCAACCAGCAAATTAAGCAACTTCTGATTGTACCGAGCCTGCTGCTCTCCGCTTGCGCCAACAATCCGACCAGCACATCGGGTCTTCCGGTCACAACGGATGAAGCGATAAAACAGACTCCGCAGACCTATGCCACAGATGGTCTCAGCAGGGACCTGATCTACAACACCCTCACCGGTGAAATCGCCGCCCAGCGAGGACACGGCAAACTTGCCTTCGAGCACGCATTCCAGGCTGCCAAGGAGTCTCGGGATGAGGGTGCCGCGGAACGTGCGACAGGTCTTGGCCTACAGTCAAATATGCCGGACGCCGCACTGGAGGCAGCAACACTGTGGGTTGAAATCTCACCAAACTCTCTCAAGGCCCGCCAGATCGCATCAGTCCTCTATATTCGCAAGGGTGAACTTAATAAGGCGATTCAAAACCTGCAAAAAGTGGTAGAAATCGCAAACAGTCATGGGCATTCCGGATACCTCCAGGCAGCCGCCATTGCCGAAAAGTCTGCAGCGCCTGATCAGGCGCTGCTCATCATGCAGCAGCTCGTCAATGAAGAGAGCCAGGACCCGAAGGCGTTTTACGCCCTCGCCTTGACCGCCAATCGCGCCAAACAGAACAATCTCGCACTGAACTACATCGATCGCTCCCTCGCACTCGATCCAGCATCCACCCAAAGTCTGGTGCTCAAAACACAAACCATCATCTCAATGGAGCAAAAAGAGCAGGGACTGGCGTTTATCGAGCAGGCATATCTCAATGCACCTGAAAATATTCAATTGGGAAAAGCATACGCCAGATTGCTGCTTGAAATGAATAAGACAGAAGCGGCTCTCGGCATTTATCAATCTCTCTATGAACAGGCTCCCGATGACAGCGACATCGCCTTTTCCCTTGGTATCATCAATCTACAGCAGGAACGATATCAAGAAGCAAAGACTTATCTGAAATCACTGGTCGATAAAAGGAAGAAGCGCAACCAGGCCAGCTTCTACCTGGGGATGATCGCCGAGGAGGAGGAGGAACCAGGGCAGGCATTGGACTGGTATAGCCGGGTGGAAGGAAAAAATGTAATCGATGCACAGATTCGAATCGCCAAAATTCTGGCTGACCAGGGAAACCTGAATCAGGCCCGTGAAACACTGCAACGGCTTCGCATCACCCAGAGCGCACACGAGGTAAGATTCTATATCATAGAAGCTGAGCTGATGCGCGAGGCGAGGGATTATGAGACCGCCCATCAGATATATACCAAAGCCCTGGATTTGTTTGAGGACAACACAGACCTGCTCTATGCCCGGGGGTTGAATGCGGCCGATTTGAAACGGATCGATCTGCTGGAGAATGATCTGCGTAAAATCCTCGCGTCCCAGCCGAAACACGCCGATGCTTTGAACGCTCTCGGCTATACCCTTGCCGATCAGACTGATCGTCTGGAAGAGGCCAAAGATTACATAGCGCAGGCCCTGGCATTGAAACCTGAGAGTCCCGCCATACTCGACAGCATGGGATGGGTCGAATTTCGCATGGGCAACCTGGAATCTGCTCTGGAGTTCCTCAACAAGGCTGCCACAATCAGCCCCGATGCTGAAATCGCTTCCCATCTGGGAGAGGTATTATGGCATTTAGGTCAGCAACAGCGCGCCATTGAGGTGTGGAATGCAGCCAATGAGCGCGATCCCGGTAATCGGTTTATCAATCCGGTCATGAGGCGCCTGGGCGTCAACAACTGA
- the secE gene encoding preprotein translocase subunit SecE: MNSKSQVEASSLDTVKLLLAVGIIVSGIYGFYYLDSYSQLLRVLGLLALVGVASFIAYTTAVGRTVWEFASSSKVEVRKVVWPSRQETMQTTLIVFVMVLIMGIVLWLFDMMLSAILKALTGTG; this comes from the coding sequence ATGAATTCGAAGTCCCAGGTAGAGGCATCGAGTCTCGATACTGTCAAGCTCCTGCTGGCGGTGGGGATCATTGTGAGCGGCATTTACGGGTTCTATTACCTGGATAGCTATTCACAACTTTTACGCGTTTTGGGTCTGCTGGCCCTGGTAGGGGTGGCCTCATTTATCGCCTATACGACGGCAGTGGGCCGTACCGTATGGGAGTTTGCCTCCTCCTCCAAGGTCGAGGTGCGCAAGGTGGTTTGGCCAAGTCGTCAAGAGACGATGCAGACCACCCTGATTGTATTTGTCATGGTGCTGATCATGGGTATCGTACTCTGGCTGTTCGATATGATGTTGAGCGCAATCCTCAAGGCGCTGACCGGAACTGGATAA
- the rplJ gene encoding 50S ribosomal protein L10, protein MPLNLEQKKAIVAEVNDVANSALSAIAAEYRGLTVDEMTLLRREARNSGVYMRVVRNTLAKRALEDTDFACMQEGMTGPLLLAFSQEDPGSAARVIKDFAKEHKLLEVKLVSIGGKMLAPGDIDALAKMPTYDQAISMLMAVMKAPVEKLTRTLNEVPGKLVRTVAAIKDAKEAA, encoded by the coding sequence TTGCCACTTAATCTTGAGCAAAAGAAAGCCATCGTTGCCGAAGTCAATGACGTAGCGAACAGCGCATTGTCAGCTATAGCCGCTGAATATCGGGGGCTGACGGTTGATGAGATGACCCTACTGCGACGTGAAGCGCGCAATAGCGGTGTCTATATGCGGGTGGTGAGAAACACTCTCGCCAAGCGCGCTCTCGAGGACACCGATTTTGCCTGTATGCAGGAAGGTATGACGGGGCCTCTGCTCCTCGCCTTCTCCCAGGAGGATCCGGGTTCTGCAGCACGCGTCATTAAGGACTTTGCCAAAGAGCACAAACTTCTCGAGGTCAAACTGGTATCCATCGGCGGCAAGATGCTTGCACCCGGTGATATCGATGCACTGGCCAAGATGCCGACCTATGATCAGGCTATCAGCATGCTGATGGCTGTCATGAAGGCGCCGGTGGAGAAGCTGACTCGTACGCTGAACGAAGTGCCTGGCAAGCTGGTCCGGACTGTGGCTGCGATCAAGGACGCCAAAGAGGCGGCCTGA
- the rplL gene encoding 50S ribosomal protein L7/L12 codes for MAVSKEEILDAIAEMSVMDVVALIEAMEEKFGVSAAAAVAAAPVAAAGGGEAAAEEKTEFDVVLAEIGGNKIAVIKAVRGMTGLGLKEAKEAVEGAPSTLKEGISKEEAEEAKKQLEEAGAKVEIK; via the coding sequence ATGGCTGTTTCTAAAGAAGAGATCCTCGATGCGATCGCCGAGATGTCCGTCATGGACGTGGTTGCTTTGATCGAGGCAATGGAAGAGAAATTTGGCGTATCCGCGGCTGCGGCTGTGGCTGCTGCGCCGGTAGCGGCAGCAGGCGGCGGTGAAGCCGCTGCAGAAGAGAAGACCGAGTTCGACGTGGTATTGGCTGAGATCGGCGGCAACAAGATTGCCGTCATCAAGGCTGTTCGCGGTATGACCGGTCTGGGCCTTAAAGAGGCGAAGGAGGCGGTTGAAGGCGCACCGTCCACGCTGAAGGAAGGTATCAGCAAGGAAGAGGCTGAAGAGGCCAAAAAGCAGTTGGAAGAGGCGGGCGCCAAAGTCGAGATCAAATAA
- the rpoB gene encoding DNA-directed RNA polymerase subunit beta, giving the protein MAYSFTEKKRIRKDFGKRPSILDVPFLLATQIDSYRGFLQDGVPPEERQDIGLHAAFKSVMPITSYSGNAVLEYVNYKLGEPVFDVRECQLRGTTYAAPLRVLVRLVIYDKEAPAGSKVVKDIREQEVYMGELPLMTDTGTFVINGTERVIVSQLHRSPGVFFDHDRGKTHSSGKLLFSARVIPYRGSWLDFEFDPKDNVFVRIDRRRKLPATILLRALGYDAEQILEMFFETDTFSLTKKTLKVDLVPERLRGETVSFDIKVSSKVIVEAGRRITARHIRDLEKAGVKKLDVPRDFVYGKVLAHNVVDKGTGELIAEANTEITDELFESLVENGVKKLNTLFTNDLDHGAFISDTLRIDPTTNELEAQVEIYRMMRPGEPPTKEAAQNLFNNLFFTSDRYDLSAVGRMKFNRRLSREDEVGEGVLSKEDIIDVLKELINIRDGNGVVDDIDHLGNRRIRCVGEMAENQFRVGLVRVERAVKERLTQAESEGLMPQEMINAKPVSAAIKEFFGSSQLSQFMDQNNPLSEVTHKRRVSALGPGGLARERAGFEVRDVHPTHYGRVCPIETPEGPNIGLINSLAVYARTNKYGFLETPYRKVVDSRVTDQIDYLSAIEEGRFVIAQANASIDAKGILTDELVSSRFQNEFTLSSPDKVQYIDVSPKQIVSVAASLIPFLEHDDANRALMGSNMQRQAVPVLRAEKPLVGTGIERVVAVDSGVTVVAKRGGEIESVDAARIVVRVNDDETEAGEPGVDIYNLTKYTRSNQNTCINQRPLVNVGDVIARGDVLADGPSTDMGELALGQNLRVAFMPWNGYNFEDSILISERVVQEDRFTSIHIEEMTCMARDTKLGPEEITGDIPNVGEAALSKLDESGIVYIGAEVREGDILVGKVTPKGESQLTPEEKLLRAIFGEKASDVKDTSLRVSSGMVGTVIDVQVFTRDGVEKDARALQIEQVELDRVRKDLDDQLRIMEDDTFQRVEKMLMSKVVDGGPNQIKAGAKVTKAYLTEMERDKWLEIRLRNEESAAQLEAIAEQIKAQRELFRDKYEEKKRKLTAGDDLAPGVLKMVKVYVAVKRRIQPGDKMAGRHGNKGVISTIVPVEDMPFDENGEPVDIVLNPLGVPSRMNVGQVLETHLGFAAKGVGRQIGALLDAQGKIVELRKFLEKVYNTSGKSEDIKSLNDDEVVAMCQNLRQGVPMATPVFDGAHESEVKHMLELAGLPESGQCKLFDGRTGDPFEREVTVGYMYMLKLNHLVDDKMHARSTGPYSLVTQQPLGGKAQFGGQRFGEMEVWALEAYGAAYTLQEMLTVKSDDVNGRTRMYKNIVDGNHQMEAGMPESFNVLVKEIRSLGINIELEQD; this is encoded by the coding sequence ATGGCCTATTCTTTCACCGAAAAAAAGCGTATCCGCAAAGACTTCGGTAAACGACCCAGCATCCTGGATGTACCGTTTCTTTTAGCCACCCAGATCGATTCCTATCGCGGGTTCTTACAGGATGGGGTTCCGCCCGAGGAGCGACAGGACATCGGATTGCATGCGGCGTTCAAGTCGGTAATGCCGATTACCAGCTATTCGGGTAACGCAGTGCTCGAATATGTTAACTACAAGCTTGGTGAACCCGTATTCGATGTCCGGGAGTGCCAACTGCGAGGAACCACCTATGCGGCACCCCTGCGTGTGCTGGTGCGTCTGGTTATCTACGATAAAGAGGCGCCTGCAGGCTCCAAGGTTGTCAAGGATATCCGTGAGCAGGAAGTCTATATGGGAGAACTTCCCCTGATGACCGACACCGGTACCTTTGTCATCAATGGCACTGAGCGGGTCATCGTGTCACAGTTGCACCGCTCTCCCGGTGTCTTCTTCGACCACGATCGCGGAAAGACCCACTCCTCCGGCAAACTGCTCTTTTCTGCCCGGGTTATTCCCTATCGCGGATCCTGGCTCGATTTCGAATTCGATCCAAAGGACAATGTTTTCGTGCGTATCGATCGCCGGCGCAAACTGCCCGCGACTATTCTGTTGCGCGCGCTGGGTTACGATGCGGAACAGATCCTCGAGATGTTCTTCGAGACCGACACCTTCAGCCTCACCAAAAAGACCCTGAAAGTGGATCTGGTACCGGAGCGTTTGCGTGGCGAGACCGTCAGCTTCGATATCAAGGTAAGCAGCAAGGTCATAGTCGAGGCCGGTAGGCGTATTACCGCACGTCACATACGCGACCTTGAAAAGGCCGGTGTGAAAAAGCTGGATGTGCCGCGTGATTTCGTTTACGGCAAGGTGTTGGCGCACAACGTCGTCGATAAGGGGACGGGTGAGCTGATTGCTGAAGCCAATACCGAGATCACAGATGAGCTGTTTGAGAGTCTGGTCGAGAATGGGGTGAAGAAGCTGAACACGCTGTTCACCAATGACCTTGATCACGGGGCCTTCATTTCCGATACCCTGCGCATCGATCCGACCACCAATGAGCTGGAAGCCCAGGTTGAAATCTATCGCATGATGCGTCCCGGTGAGCCGCCGACCAAAGAGGCCGCGCAGAACCTGTTCAACAACCTCTTTTTTACTTCGGACCGTTACGATCTGTCAGCTGTTGGCCGAATGAAATTCAACCGCCGTCTGAGCCGAGAGGATGAAGTCGGGGAAGGCGTGTTGTCGAAAGAGGACATCATCGACGTCCTGAAAGAGCTGATCAATATACGTGACGGCAATGGAGTGGTGGACGATATCGATCACCTGGGTAACCGTCGCATACGCTGTGTCGGCGAGATGGCCGAGAATCAGTTCCGTGTCGGGCTGGTACGCGTCGAACGGGCGGTGAAAGAGCGTTTGACTCAGGCTGAGTCCGAAGGCCTGATGCCCCAGGAGATGATCAACGCCAAACCGGTCTCGGCCGCGATTAAGGAGTTTTTCGGCTCCAGCCAGCTGTCCCAGTTCATGGATCAGAACAACCCCCTGTCCGAGGTGACCCACAAGCGGCGTGTTTCTGCCCTCGGTCCCGGTGGTCTGGCGCGGGAACGGGCCGGTTTTGAGGTGCGCGATGTGCATCCCACGCATTACGGTCGTGTTTGCCCCATCGAAACGCCTGAAGGACCCAACATCGGTTTGATCAACTCGTTAGCGGTCTATGCGCGCACCAATAAATACGGATTCCTGGAGACTCCCTACCGCAAGGTGGTGGACAGCAGGGTGACCGATCAGATCGACTACCTCTCCGCAATCGAGGAGGGACGCTTCGTCATCGCGCAGGCCAATGCCTCGATCGATGCCAAGGGCATATTGACGGATGAGCTGGTCTCCTCCCGTTTCCAGAATGAGTTCACCCTTTCCAGCCCGGACAAGGTGCAATATATCGACGTCTCTCCCAAGCAGATTGTCTCTGTTGCGGCTTCGTTGATACCTTTCCTGGAGCATGATGACGCCAACCGGGCGCTGATGGGTTCGAACATGCAGCGCCAGGCTGTGCCAGTTCTTCGCGCTGAAAAGCCCCTGGTAGGTACCGGCATCGAACGTGTGGTGGCGGTCGACTCCGGTGTTACCGTGGTTGCCAAACGCGGCGGTGAAATCGAATCGGTTGATGCGGCGCGCATCGTGGTGCGGGTCAACGACGATGAGACCGAGGCGGGAGAGCCGGGTGTCGATATCTACAACCTGACCAAATACACCCGCTCAAATCAGAATACCTGCATCAACCAACGGCCTTTGGTGAATGTTGGTGATGTGATTGCCCGGGGTGATGTATTGGCCGATGGTCCGTCCACCGATATGGGTGAATTGGCGCTGGGTCAAAATTTACGGGTCGCCTTCATGCCTTGGAATGGCTACAACTTCGAGGATTCGATCCTGATCTCGGAGCGTGTCGTACAGGAGGATCGTTTTACCTCGATCCATATTGAAGAGATGACCTGTATGGCCCGTGATACCAAACTCGGTCCTGAAGAGATCACCGGCGATATCCCGAATGTGGGTGAAGCGGCACTCTCGAAACTGGATGAATCAGGTATTGTCTATATCGGCGCAGAGGTGCGTGAAGGGGATATCCTGGTCGGTAAGGTGACGCCCAAAGGTGAATCGCAACTGACGCCGGAAGAGAAGCTGTTACGGGCAATCTTCGGCGAGAAGGCGTCTGATGTAAAAGATACCTCGCTGCGTGTCTCTTCCGGAATGGTCGGAACCGTCATCGATGTCCAGGTCTTTACCCGTGACGGTGTCGAGAAGGACGCCCGGGCGCTGCAGATAGAACAGGTGGAGCTGGATCGCGTGCGCAAGGATCTCGATGATCAGTTGCGCATCATGGAGGATGATACCTTTCAGCGTGTCGAAAAGATGCTGATGAGTAAAGTGGTCGACGGTGGTCCCAACCAGATCAAGGCCGGCGCCAAGGTCACCAAGGCCTATCTTACCGAGATGGAGCGTGACAAATGGTTGGAGATCCGTCTGCGCAATGAGGAGTCTGCCGCTCAACTGGAGGCCATTGCCGAGCAGATCAAGGCCCAGCGCGAACTCTTCCGTGACAAATACGAAGAGAAGAAACGCAAACTGACCGCCGGGGATGATCTTGCCCCCGGAGTACTGAAAATGGTCAAGGTCTATGTGGCGGTAAAGCGTCGTATACAACCGGGCGACAAGATGGCCGGACGTCATGGTAACAAGGGTGTTATCTCTACCATTGTACCTGTCGAAGACATGCCGTTCGATGAGAATGGCGAGCCGGTGGATATCGTGCTCAACCCCCTTGGCGTACCCTCTCGAATGAATGTGGGGCAGGTGCTCGAGACCCATCTCGGTTTTGCAGCCAAGGGTGTAGGGCGTCAGATAGGCGCTCTGTTGGATGCCCAGGGCAAGATCGTGGAACTGCGTAAGTTTCTCGAGAAGGTCTATAACACCAGTGGCAAATCCGAGGATATCAAGTCATTGAACGATGATGAAGTGGTGGCAATGTGTCAAAACCTCAGACAAGGTGTGCCGATGGCAACGCCGGTGTTCGATGGCGCCCACGAATCAGAAGTCAAGCATATGCTGGAACTGGCAGGATTGCCGGAGAGCGGTCAATGCAAGCTTTTCGACGGCCGAACCGGAGACCCGTTTGAACGCGAGGTAACGGTTGGCTATATGTACATGTTGAAGCTGAATCACCTGGTCGACGATAAGATGCATGCACGCTCCACCGGTCCCTACAGCCTGGTAACCCAGCAGCCCTTGGGCGGTAAGGCACAGTTTGGAGGCCAGCGATTCGGTGAGATGGAGGTGTGGGCACTGGAGGCCTATGGTGCTGCCTATACCTTGCAGGAGATGCTCACCGTCAAGTCGGACGACGTCAACGGCCGTACCCGTATGTACAAGAACATTGTGGATGGTAACCATCAGATGGAAGCCGGGATGCCCGAGTCGTTCAACGTACTGGTCAAAGAGATCCGTTCGCTGGGCATCAACATAGAACTGGAACAGGACTGA
- the nusG gene encoding transcription termination/antitermination protein NusG produces the protein MAMHWYVVHAYSGFESQVQRSLKERIERYGMQDKFGDILVPTEEVVEMRAGQQRKSERKFFPGYVLVQMEMTDDTWHLVKDVPKVMGFIGGTGDRPAPISEKEANAILQRVQEGVEKPRPKVLFEPGEVVRVIDGPFNDFTGVVEEVDYDKSRLKVSVLIFGRSTPVDLEFGQVEKG, from the coding sequence ATGGCAATGCATTGGTATGTGGTCCATGCCTACTCCGGCTTTGAATCCCAGGTCCAGCGTTCACTCAAGGAGCGTATTGAACGTTATGGCATGCAGGATAAATTTGGCGACATTCTCGTCCCTACCGAAGAGGTGGTGGAGATGCGTGCTGGCCAACAGCGCAAAAGTGAGCGTAAATTTTTTCCCGGCTATGTGCTGGTACAGATGGAGATGACCGACGATACCTGGCATCTGGTCAAGGATGTACCAAAAGTTATGGGATTTATCGGCGGTACCGGTGACCGCCCGGCACCAATCTCCGAAAAGGAGGCGAATGCCATTTTGCAGCGGGTACAGGAGGGGGTCGAAAAACCCCGGCCAAAGGTACTGTTCGAACCCGGCGAAGTGGTACGTGTTATCGATGGGCCCTTCAACGATTTCACAGGCGTTGTAGAGGAGGTCGACTACGACAAGAGCCGATTGAAGGTATCCGTACTGATTTTCGGTCGCTCAACCCCGGTGGACCTGGAGTTTGGCCAGGTTGAGAAGGGCTGA
- the rplA gene encoding 50S ribosomal protein L1, with translation MAKMTKRAKAIREKLEAGKLYPAEEAFGLLNELSTVKFSESVDVSVNLGVDARKSDQVVRGASVLPHGTGKTVRVAVFAQGANADAAKEAGADKIGFEDLADEIKGGNLDFDVVIASPDAMRVVGKLGQILGPRGLMPNPKVGTVTPNVAEAVQNAKAGQVRYRTDKAGIIHCSIGKADFEPQKLKENLESLLTALVKAKPSSAKGVYLKKVTVSTTMGPGLTLDQASLAV, from the coding sequence ATGGCTAAGATGACGAAACGGGCCAAGGCGATCCGGGAAAAACTCGAGGCCGGTAAGCTCTATCCGGCAGAAGAGGCTTTCGGTCTATTGAATGAGCTATCGACGGTGAAATTCAGTGAATCCGTGGATGTCAGCGTCAACCTGGGTGTCGATGCGCGCAAATCCGATCAGGTCGTACGTGGCGCCTCGGTGCTGCCTCACGGCACTGGTAAGACAGTGAGGGTTGCCGTATTTGCACAGGGTGCAAATGCTGATGCCGCCAAAGAGGCGGGCGCCGACAAGATCGGCTTCGAAGACCTTGCCGATGAGATCAAGGGCGGAAATCTGGATTTTGATGTGGTGATTGCCTCACCGGATGCGATGCGCGTGGTCGGGAAGTTGGGACAGATCCTGGGTCCTCGTGGCCTGATGCCGAACCCCAAGGTCGGTACCGTTACACCCAATGTGGCTGAGGCGGTGCAGAATGCCAAGGCCGGACAGGTGCGTTACCGTACCGATAAGGCGGGCATTATTCACTGTTCGATCGGCAAGGCTGATTTCGAACCGCAGAAGTTGAAGGAGAACCTGGAGTCTCTGCTGACTGCGTTGGTGAAGGCAAAACCGAGCTCGGCAAAGGGCGTCTATCTGAAAAAAGTGACAGTCTCCACAACCATGGGGCCTGGATTGACGCTGGATCAGGCATCTCTTGCCGTTTGA
- the rplK gene encoding 50S ribosomal protein L11 codes for MAKKIMAYIKLQVKAGEANPSPPVGPALGQHGVNIMEFCKAFNAKTQSVEKGLPIPVVITVYNDRSFSFITKTPPAAVLLKKAAGLQKGSSTPNTTKVGTVTRQQLEEIATTKMPDLTAADMDAAVRTIAGSAMQMGLNVEGVE; via the coding sequence ATGGCTAAGAAGATAATGGCTTACATCAAGCTTCAAGTGAAAGCTGGTGAAGCGAATCCGAGTCCGCCGGTTGGTCCCGCCCTGGGTCAGCACGGTGTGAATATCATGGAGTTCTGCAAGGCCTTCAATGCGAAGACCCAGAGCGTGGAGAAGGGGTTGCCCATACCCGTGGTGATTACCGTCTACAACGATCGCTCTTTCAGTTTCATCACCAAGACGCCGCCAGCTGCTGTTCTGCTGAAAAAGGCGGCGGGACTGCAAAAAGGCAGCTCTACCCCGAACACGACCAAGGTCGGCACGGTCACCCGCCAGCAGCTTGAGGAGATTGCCACAACCAAGATGCCGGACCTGACTGCAGCGGATATGGATGCAGCGGTTCGCACCATTGCGGGCAGCGCCATGCAGATGGGTCTCAATGTTGAGGGGGTGGAGTAG